A genome region from Mastomys coucha isolate ucsf_1 unplaced genomic scaffold, UCSF_Mcou_1 pScaffold24, whole genome shotgun sequence includes the following:
- the Kbtbd3 gene encoding kelch repeat and BTB domain-containing protein 3 isoform X1 codes for MDNSYSLNEQSSWNGISSEKKNNFLASEDHGQKILSVLQSFREQNVFYDFKIIMKEEIIPCHRCVLAACSDFFRAMFEVNMKERDDGSVTITNLSSRAVKAFLDYAYTGKTRITDDNVEMFFQLSSFLQVSFLSKACSDFLIKSISLVNCLHLLSLSDSYGSAQLFNHALYFVQHHFHLLFKSRDFLEMNFGVLQKCLESDELNVPEEEMVLKAVLTWIKYNLESRQKHLPHLITKVRLHQLSEDTLQDCLLNEEYLLKSTNCFDIIMDTIKCVQDSSGLFPDARPSTTEKYIFIHKTEENGENQYTFCYNIKTDSWKTLPQSHLIDLPGSSLSSYGEKIFLTGGCKGKCCRKVRLHIAESYHDATDQTWCYCPVKNEFFWVSNMKTPRTMHTSIMALNRLFVIGGKTRGSQDIKSLLDVESYNPLSKEWTSVSPLPRGIYYPEASACQNVIYVLGSEVEIADAFNPSLDCFFKYNATTDQWSELVAEFGQFFHATLIKAVPVNCTLYICDLSTYKVYSFCPDTCVWKGEGSFECAGFNAGAIGIEDKIYILGGDYAPDEITDEVQVYHSNRSEWEEVSPMPRALTEFYCQVIQFNKYRDPWYSKHF; via the exons ATGGATAATTCATACAGTTTAAATGAACAAAGCTCATGGAATGGAATCTcatctgagaagaaaaataatttccttgCATCAGAAGATCATGGACAGAAAATCTTAAGTGTACTACAGAGTTTTAGAGAGCAGAATGTCTTTTATGACTTCAAAATAatcatgaaagaagaaataattccATGTCATCGTTGTGTGTTGGCGGCATGCAGTGACTTTTTCAG GGCTATGTTCGAAGtaaacatgaaagaaagagatgatgGAAGTGTTACCATTACTAATCTGTCCTCCAGAGCTGTAAAGGCATTTCTTGACTATGCCTATACCGGAAAAACAAGAATAACAGATGATAACGTGGAAATGTTCTTCCAGCTGTCATCCTTTCTTCAGGTTTCCTTCCTGTCCAAAGCTTGCAGtgactttttaataaaaagtatcaGTCTGGTCAATTGTTTGCATTTGTTATCTCTGTCAGACAGCTATGGCTCTGCCCAGTTGTTCAATCATGCTTTATATTTTGTGCAGCATCACTTTCATTTGTTGTTTAAATCCAGAGACTTCTTAGAGATGAATTTTGGAGTGCTTCAAAAGTGTCTGGAATCAGATGAGTTGAATGTACCTGAAGAAGAAATGGTCCTAAAGGCTGTCCTCACATGGATTAAGTACAACTTAGAGTCCAGGCAAAAGCACCTGCCTCACTTGATTACAAAAGTAAGATTACATCAGTTATCTGAGGACACACTTCAAGACTGTTTGCTCAATGAAGAGTATTTACTCAAAAGCACAAACTGTTTTGACATAATCATGGATACTATTAAGTGTGTGCAAGATTCTAGTGGCCTCTTTCCTGATGCTCGACCATCCAcaactgaaaaatatatattcatccaTAAAACtgaggaaaatggagaaaatcaGTATACATTTTGTTATAATATTAAAACTGACTCCTGGAAAACATTGCCACAATCACATCTGATTGATTTGCCAGGATCTAGTCTGTCTAGCTATGGAGAAAAAATATTCTTGACAGGTGGTTGCAAAGGGAAGTGCTGTAGAAAGGTTCGACTTCATATTGCAGAGTCTTACCATGATGCCACTGACCAGACCTGGTGCTACTGTCCAgttaaaaatgagtttttttgGGTTTCAAACATGAAAACCCCAAGAACCATGCATACATCAATCATGGCTCTCAATCGATTATTTGTTATAGGTGGAAAAACTAGAGGATCCCAGGACATTAAAAGTCTCTTAGATGTTGAATCTTATAATCCACTGTCCAAAGAGTGGACATCAGTTAGCCCTTTACCCAGAGGTATCTATTACCCAGAAGCCAGTGCATGCCAGAATGTCATTTATGTCCTTGGATCTGAGGTAGAAATTGCTGATGCTTTCAACCCATCACTTGattgcttttttaaatataatgctACAACTGACCAGTGGTCTGAACTAGTAGCAGAGTTTGGGCAATTTTTTCATGCTACTTTAATTAAAGCTGTCCCAGTAAACTGTACTCTTTATATATGTGATCTTTCCACCTATAAGGTATATAGTTTTTGTCCTGATACTTGTGTTTGGAAAGGAGAAGGATCTTTTGAGTGTGCAGGCTTTAATGCAGGTGCAATTGGAATTGAGGATAAGATTTACATATTAGGTGGAGATTATGCACCAGATGAGATCACAGATGAGGTCCAGGTCTACCACAGTAATAGGTCAGAGTGGGAAGAGGTGTCACCAATGCCAAGAGCTTTAACTGAATTTTACTGTCAAGTCATTCAATTCAACAAATACAGGGACCCATGGTATTCTAAGCATTTCTAA
- the Kbtbd3 gene encoding kelch repeat and BTB domain-containing protein 3 isoform X2 — translation MFEVNMKERDDGSVTITNLSSRAVKAFLDYAYTGKTRITDDNVEMFFQLSSFLQVSFLSKACSDFLIKSISLVNCLHLLSLSDSYGSAQLFNHALYFVQHHFHLLFKSRDFLEMNFGVLQKCLESDELNVPEEEMVLKAVLTWIKYNLESRQKHLPHLITKVRLHQLSEDTLQDCLLNEEYLLKSTNCFDIIMDTIKCVQDSSGLFPDARPSTTEKYIFIHKTEENGENQYTFCYNIKTDSWKTLPQSHLIDLPGSSLSSYGEKIFLTGGCKGKCCRKVRLHIAESYHDATDQTWCYCPVKNEFFWVSNMKTPRTMHTSIMALNRLFVIGGKTRGSQDIKSLLDVESYNPLSKEWTSVSPLPRGIYYPEASACQNVIYVLGSEVEIADAFNPSLDCFFKYNATTDQWSELVAEFGQFFHATLIKAVPVNCTLYICDLSTYKVYSFCPDTCVWKGEGSFECAGFNAGAIGIEDKIYILGGDYAPDEITDEVQVYHSNRSEWEEVSPMPRALTEFYCQVIQFNKYRDPWYSKHF, via the coding sequence ATGTTCGAAGtaaacatgaaagaaagagatgatgGAAGTGTTACCATTACTAATCTGTCCTCCAGAGCTGTAAAGGCATTTCTTGACTATGCCTATACCGGAAAAACAAGAATAACAGATGATAACGTGGAAATGTTCTTCCAGCTGTCATCCTTTCTTCAGGTTTCCTTCCTGTCCAAAGCTTGCAGtgactttttaataaaaagtatcaGTCTGGTCAATTGTTTGCATTTGTTATCTCTGTCAGACAGCTATGGCTCTGCCCAGTTGTTCAATCATGCTTTATATTTTGTGCAGCATCACTTTCATTTGTTGTTTAAATCCAGAGACTTCTTAGAGATGAATTTTGGAGTGCTTCAAAAGTGTCTGGAATCAGATGAGTTGAATGTACCTGAAGAAGAAATGGTCCTAAAGGCTGTCCTCACATGGATTAAGTACAACTTAGAGTCCAGGCAAAAGCACCTGCCTCACTTGATTACAAAAGTAAGATTACATCAGTTATCTGAGGACACACTTCAAGACTGTTTGCTCAATGAAGAGTATTTACTCAAAAGCACAAACTGTTTTGACATAATCATGGATACTATTAAGTGTGTGCAAGATTCTAGTGGCCTCTTTCCTGATGCTCGACCATCCAcaactgaaaaatatatattcatccaTAAAACtgaggaaaatggagaaaatcaGTATACATTTTGTTATAATATTAAAACTGACTCCTGGAAAACATTGCCACAATCACATCTGATTGATTTGCCAGGATCTAGTCTGTCTAGCTATGGAGAAAAAATATTCTTGACAGGTGGTTGCAAAGGGAAGTGCTGTAGAAAGGTTCGACTTCATATTGCAGAGTCTTACCATGATGCCACTGACCAGACCTGGTGCTACTGTCCAgttaaaaatgagtttttttgGGTTTCAAACATGAAAACCCCAAGAACCATGCATACATCAATCATGGCTCTCAATCGATTATTTGTTATAGGTGGAAAAACTAGAGGATCCCAGGACATTAAAAGTCTCTTAGATGTTGAATCTTATAATCCACTGTCCAAAGAGTGGACATCAGTTAGCCCTTTACCCAGAGGTATCTATTACCCAGAAGCCAGTGCATGCCAGAATGTCATTTATGTCCTTGGATCTGAGGTAGAAATTGCTGATGCTTTCAACCCATCACTTGattgcttttttaaatataatgctACAACTGACCAGTGGTCTGAACTAGTAGCAGAGTTTGGGCAATTTTTTCATGCTACTTTAATTAAAGCTGTCCCAGTAAACTGTACTCTTTATATATGTGATCTTTCCACCTATAAGGTATATAGTTTTTGTCCTGATACTTGTGTTTGGAAAGGAGAAGGATCTTTTGAGTGTGCAGGCTTTAATGCAGGTGCAATTGGAATTGAGGATAAGATTTACATATTAGGTGGAGATTATGCACCAGATGAGATCACAGATGAGGTCCAGGTCTACCACAGTAATAGGTCAGAGTGGGAAGAGGTGTCACCAATGCCAAGAGCTTTAACTGAATTTTACTGTCAAGTCATTCAATTCAACAAATACAGGGACCCATGGTATTCTAAGCATTTCTAA